In Caulobacter sp. X, the sequence GCGAAGTCGGCCGAAGCCTGGCGGTTACGGGCTTCAGCGGCGGTCACCTCGGCGTTAGCGGCCGAGACCCGCGCCGAGCGCTTGCCGCCCAGCTCCAGAGCCTGGGCCACCGACAGCGTGGTCTCGGCCTGGTTGGTCCCGTTGTAGGGCGCCTTGCCGCCGAAGTTCTCGGCTTCGAGACCGACGACCGGGTTGGGACGCGCCTGGGCTTGCAGGGCCAGGCCCTGGGCTTCGCGGACGCCGGCTTGGGCTTCCTTCAGGCGCGGCGCGGTCTGCGTGGCTTGGCGCAGCAGGTCGGCGAAGGCCGGCGCGGGCTGCGCCCACGCGGGACCCGCCGCGATGGCGCCCCACGCGGCGCACGCGAGGGCGAGGTGTGAGAGTCTAGACAGGATACGTCCCCTGAGCTTGGGCCGGCGCGTAACAACCGCGCGGGCCGCCTACCTGCGATTACGCAGGCCCTCGGCGGCGCCCCCGCTGGGGGAGTGGATTTTTCAAGCGGATGTTTCGGCGGCGCGCAGGCGCTGGCGCGCGCGGGCGATGCGGCCTTCCAGGGCCTTCACCGTGATCTTCAGGGCGGCGGCAGCGTCCTGCTGGCTGAGGCCGGAGACGGCCGTCAAGACCAGCGCCGTGCGTTGGTCTTCCGGCAGGTTTGCGATGCGCCGGGACACCTCTTCGAGGGCCAGGCGGTGATGGGCCTGGGTCTCGGGATCAGGCGCCTCGGCCTCGATGCGGGTCGCGCCATCGTCCAGTTCGGAGGCGCCGAAGAAGAACGCCCGCACGCGACGGCGGCGGGCCATGTCGCGCACGCGGTTCAGGGCGATGGCGAACAGCCAGGCGCGGAACGGGCGCTGGCGGTCATAGTCGGCCAGGCGTCGCCAGGCCGAGAGGAAGACTTCCTGCACGACATCCTCGACCTCGGAGGCGGGGGCTCCGTAGGCGCGGGTCA encodes:
- a CDS encoding RNA polymerase sigma factor, coding for MTAAPDDAELVARAMAGDRSAFVDLFRHHGPSVAKLTRAYGAPASEVEDVVQEVFLSAWRRLADYDRQRPFRAWLFAIALNRVRDMARRRRVRAFFFGASELDDGATRIEAEAPDPETQAHHRLALEEVSRRIANLPEDQRTALVLTAVSGLSQQDAAAALKITVKALEGRIARARQRLRAAETSA